In Lactuca sativa cultivar Salinas chromosome 5, Lsat_Salinas_v11, whole genome shotgun sequence, the DNA window TACTTGTGTAGAACAGAAAGCGTCAACTGACAAGAATTCCAATTCAGAATGGGTGAAAGCTAGAGCTCATGGTAAACCCGTGAAGGAATTCTCAGCATTGCATCTATGTCAAGAAATCCAGCTGGCTCATGATGGATCGATTTGGACGATGAGATTCAGTTCTGATGGTCAATATCTAGCCACCGCTGGGGAAGATACAGTTATCAATATTTGGGAAGTGCAAGAATGCGATGTTATGTCAATGCGATTAGAAGACGTCGACAAGGGTTCAATTACTCCTGATAATAGGCCACCATTACCAGATAGTTCACCCATGCCCGCAGATAAGAAAAAGAAATCCAAGAACAGTAAAAAGAAAGGGGTTCCTGATTACGCAAAGGTCCCCGAAACTATGTTTGGGCTATCAGATATACCCATTTGTACGTTAGAAGGCCACAAAGATGATGTCTTGGATCTATCTTGGTCAAAATCTCAGGTGATGATCAGTTTTCCATTTCTGTTAATGTTCCTATGGCTATGTATATTATTGTCAATATAAAATCAAGATTTCTGTGATCATTAATTGGCAGTTGTTGCTTTCATCTTCCATGGACAAAACTGTAAGACTTTGGGATATGGCAACCAAGAAGTGTCTGAAACAATTTACCCATAGCGATTATGGTACCCAAAtaaattcaaaacaatttttaGTTTATGATTGCATTTTCAAGAAAGTGTCTCTTGAATCTCATGAAGGAGCTTTTTTGTTGTAGTGACTTGCATACACTTCAATCCAGCAGATGACAATTACTTCATAAGTGGTTCATTAGATACAAAGGTTAGAATGTGGAGCATACCCAGTCGAAAAGTCGTAGATTGGAGTGATGTTCATGACATGATAACTGCTGTATGCTATTATCCTGATGGGCAGGTACAACCTATATGCTAATTGGTTTATAAAATAGTAGTTACTAGTTAATATGGTATTGATATTGATCCCTAAGATCTCGTACAATTCGTCATGGTTAAATCTTTATAACTTACATGTAATGAATCTTGTTATGTTCGATTAAAGGGAGCCGTTGTTGGATTACACAATGGGGATTGCAAGGCATATTGTACAGCTGGTATGGATAATATTCATTTCTTCatataaaataccaaaaaaattcaattttttgttcTACACAAGTTTACCCTAATATTGTGTTTTAGATTGCAAACTCGAGCAAAAGGATCAAATTGAGTTGCATACCAAAGCAAAAGCCGACCCAAAGAAGATAACCGGTTTTCAGGTGACAATAACTTTGTTCTTAACATAAGTAAAACATTTTTTTGTTATATACATGCTTTAAGCCATCTAATTAATTAATCTTGTGACATCCAGTTTTCTCCATCAAACCCATCTGAAATATTGGTTACTTCTGCGGACTCCCGTATTAGAATTCTAGAAGGGTCACATGTCGTGAATAAACTCATAGGTATCCCTTTCCCTCCTTTTCAAATTTTTCACAAAAACCCTCCTTTCGAAATCCATAAAAAGGCATTGTTTCATTTACAGGTTACAGAAATACTAGTAGCCAGTTTTTAGCTCAATATAGTTCAGATGGGAAGTACATAATTTGTGCTAGTGAAGACTCACAAGTATTCATTTGGAAGCATGAAAAACCAAAAAGTAGTGGTGGTGCTAAATCCAAATACGTGACCACTACTTCTTATGAACACTTCCCATGTACAGAAGTTACTGTCGTAGTACCATGGTCTGGAAGCAGCAAACTTCAAAGGTTAGACAATGAACCACAATCCACTCGACACTCCAAAAGATCAGCTCCAGATCCTCAAAAGTCAGAGGATAACGTACAAGCTAAGAAATCATCACAGTTGCCACCAGTTCCTAAAAACAGTACAGAAAAAGGCTCAAATTCCACTGTAGACAACTCAGAACAACCTTCTCGTAATGAGTCAAGTATCGGGGTTAGCGATTCCGGTGATACGTCGTCGCGGTTAGATGGTGGTAATAACAATACTGCACAGTCTACAGCGTGGGGGTTGGTGATTGTGACTGCGGGAGTGGGTGGTGAGATCAAGGTTTATCAAAATGTTGGGTTGCCGGTTAAGGTTGGAACAAATTTGTTTTAAGAACTCAATAATTCCAACGTTTTCTACTATTAGCATTCGTAAGTTGTAAATATGTACAAAGGATTTAGAGAGAATGAGAGTAAATCAGGTAGTTATGTAGAAACTGAGGGCTAAATATGAGATTTATGTGGAAAAgagcatttttatttttgttgaacaacCGAGTTTTATTGAGACTAGAAAGAGCTAGTCCGACAAAATGAAACAATTATTGTTAGTGTATCAGATGGTGCGAAGTGGTCGCGTTTTTATATATGTTTGAGTTTTTTTTCTTTCCATAatgtttgagttttttttttttctttccataACTGTTAATATGTGATTTCATATGTATTTTACATGGTGTGAGAACGTTGTGGCTTATACATCCTTCTTTGACCTTATCGAGCCACCGTCTCTAAAAAATGAGTGATAGTGTATTTAATATTGTGTGAAGCGGTCTTTATGTCTAGATTTATATATGTTGGAGTCTCATTTCTTTTCGCAATAGCTTTTTATTTTAGTTAATAAGTGGCTCCACATATATTTTACAATTACATTATATCATGTGAGGGTTTTTAAGTTACGTCATACAACATGAGGGTTTTTAAGCCACTCATACAAACCACCAAAAGTAAACGTTTTACGCATATTCAAAATCGAAGATATGAGTTAGCAGCAATAGAGTTTAATAATGTTTCCTTTGAGCCTCATTAAAGATAACATTATTCTGGTACTAGGTTATAACTCATAAAAACCACAGACAAATTATTAAAAATTATTATATAGACAAAAAAGATATTATGAATTGAAAGCAAGGATTTGTTGTGTATTTCATATGAACTTTAAATAGAGGCTCATGGAAAAAGGAAAATTAGGATAATGTATCCATGATTTGTTTGGGATACATTAAAATCTGAGAGATTTAATATgatttcaaaagataaatactATATATTTCAAAAAATATTATTAAGATAGGATTTTGTACGTTGTGGCTTATACATCCTTCTTTGACCTTATCAAGCCACCGTCTCTTAAAATGAGTGTTAGTGTATTTAATATTGTGTGAAGTGGtcctttatgtctatatatatatatatatatatatatatatatatatatatatatatatatatatatatatatatatatatattggagtcTCATTTCTCTTCACAATGGCTTTTTTTAGTTAGTAAGTGACTCCACATATATTTTACAGTTACATTATATCATGTGAGGGTTTTTACAATTACACTATATCATGTGAGAATTTTTAAGTTACATCATATAACATGAGGGTTTTTAAGTCACTTATACATACCGGAAGTAAACGTTTTACACATATTCAAAATTGAATATATGAGTTAGCAGCAATAGAGTTTAATAACGTTTCCTTTGAGCCTCATTAAAGATAACATTATTCTGGTACTAGGTTATAGCCCGTGAAAACCACAGACAAGTTGTTAAAAATTATTATATAGACAAAAAAGATATTATGAATTGAAAGCAAGGGTTTGTTGTGTATTTCATATGAACTTTAAATAGAGGCTTAGGCAAAAAGGAAAATTAGGATAATGTATCCATGATTTGTTTGGGATACATTAAAATCTAAGAGATTTAATATGATTTTAAAAGATAAATACTATATATTTCGAAAAATATTATTAAGATAGgattttgtattttcaaaacTTGAATTCAAGTTGATATTTTTTTTGAACGGCAGCAAAACATATTTAAAAAGCCAAACTCCAATTAGTCCTAGCCTTAGAATTACGAGACGAAAACCAACGAAAAGAAATATTGACAATAGAATCAAAGATCCTATCTTTCCTAGGCTTATTGGTACTAAACAAAACATCGTTACGGGACGtccaaagcatccaaatcaccatAGAAATCACCGAGTCTACAATTGCCCGTTGTTGTCTAAACATTCGGCCTCGCATCATTCCAGTCCATCATGTCTCTCATAGAAGGGAAAACAGGGATATCCAAATCAAGCCAAAGACTAACCCGCCTCCAAACTTGAGTTGCAATTGTGCATTGAATAAACAAACGCAACACGTCTTATAGAGCATTGTGACACAAAGGACACAACACCGACTCAACCTCCACCCCTCTCTCCACCAGCTTCGACCTAACAGAGAGCCTACATACACGCCAAAGAAACACATTAATTTTAATAGGAACTAGACGGTTCCATTGATTGGGAAAGTTACCCAACGGAAGTCTCGAATCATCAATCCAATTCCTAGTCGATTTAAACGAAAAGCACCTCGAATTATCAAGGGCCCACACCCATCTGACTCCATGCCAAGCCGAACGCCTTCCAACAAAATCACCAAACCCGCAAGTTCTTTCTGATCAACCCCTCCTCTAATATCCCGACACCAAGCAAAAACCCAACCCGACGAAGACCAATACTCCTAACCAAAGAGTTCTGATTAGAAGCTAGAGCAAACAATCTACCAAATTACACCATAATAGGAACATCCAAGCACCAAACATCATGCCAAAACCGAATAGTAGCTCCATTCCCGATCACTCTAGACATAGCATTTGGAAACACCAAGCCACTCGCATGGAGGTGATTAATAGacccaacaattttttttcaaacacCTCCACCACTTAGAATTCTGGACCCCCCTAAAAAACCTCCCCCATCTCTATGAAAAAACTTTAACACTTTCACCCATAGAACCTCCGGCTCattaaaaactcttcatttccattTATAGAGGAGACCCAAATTAAACTAAACTACCGATACCCAAGACACCCTGATCAAGAGAGTTTAGAGCCAAGTTCCACTAAACCTGATGGAAATGTTTTTCCCCTCCTCCATACCTCAAAAAAATCGAGCCCTCATATTCTCCAAAACCTGCAAAACAGCAACAGAAGTCCGAAAAATAGAGAGATAATAAATACCAAGACTACCTAGGACTGACTTAACAAGAGTCAAACGGCCACCAATAGATAACAATCTAGTTTTCCAAGACG includes these proteins:
- the LOC111889384 gene encoding uncharacterized protein LOC111889384, encoding MQRRTVTIKWDQLDDFIDEDDEFFESTNRLSAVVPLDMPLSEFDYDENDQDFDGSNVSLSNKLSSINSVKENQNFMVNSQYDMWMVAPGSITDRRRRLLEDMGLNNDKDFTRLTTNKFNKAYTKRLVSTKPVITSLDTKIADEKPNVVSNVKKSSPPLEESKHVEQKQHESLPSAVTQPQPPPQSQAPAKLHSQAHHSQPQPEPQPPQPRPAPQAHVQTQAQASSLPVLLIRSRSDGDIDTSSFNTKQRKEELIGSISKQRLTRTSSELVTPSVGLPCQYANVVRVFTPGRTKKSSVAKAKNKDNTNSATTNTQLDSFFLIKNLDTGKEFVVKETNEEGWNKVSDLQTGKQLTMDEFEKTVGHSPMVKELMRRTSRKKNGNVTGKLASTNSLISKSFRNSKKKGAAILKTIKSSVKGSKKCTCVEQKASTDKNSNSEWVKARAHGKPVKEFSALHLCQEIQLAHDGSIWTMRFSSDGQYLATAGEDTVINIWEVQECDVMSMRLEDVDKGSITPDNRPPLPDSSPMPADKKKKSKNSKKKGVPDYAKVPETMFGLSDIPICTLEGHKDDVLDLSWSKSQLLLSSSMDKTVRLWDMATKKCLKQFTHSDYVTCIHFNPADDNYFISGSLDTKVRMWSIPSRKVVDWSDVHDMITAVCYYPDGQGAVVGLHNGDCKAYCTADCKLEQKDQIELHTKAKADPKKITGFQFSPSNPSEILVTSADSRIRILEGSHVVNKLIGYRNTSSQFLAQYSSDGKYIICASEDSQVFIWKHEKPKSSGGAKSKYVTTTSYEHFPCTEVTVVVPWSGSSKLQRLDNEPQSTRHSKRSAPDPQKSEDNVQAKKSSQLPPVPKNSTEKGSNSTVDNSEQPSRNESSIGVSDSGDTSSRLDGGNNNTAQSTAWGLVIVTAGVGGEIKVYQNVGLPVKVGTNLF